The proteins below are encoded in one region of Deinococcus seoulensis:
- a CDS encoding ABC transporter permease, translating into MRFVALNAPSAARSALVTLAALAAALLICALVFTLSGHAPGEVYGTMLRGTLGDSTGLGEVGRRTIPLLLIGAGLALAFRAQFFNIGAEGQLLLGAVFAAGTALFVPLPGPLLLPAVFVAGFVGGGLWALIAAALRRVNVNEILSTLMLNYIAVALVTYLIAGPWKGKDVRGYIYTDTFPASTYLPTLPGSQVHWPTLLLGVAVALGLQWVLSRSTFGYALRVVGENPGAARYAGLSSGRVALLVALITGGVAGLAGAGEVAGIHHRLLEAGQISLGYGFTAVIVAWLARGNPALCLITAPLMGVILAGGDILKIDLNLPFRVVDVFSGVILLCLIASEVFIRHRVQWGRA; encoded by the coding sequence ATGAGGTTCGTGGCACTGAACGCCCCGTCGGCGGCCCGCTCGGCGCTGGTCACGCTGGCGGCACTGGCGGCGGCGCTGCTGATCTGCGCGCTGGTGTTCACGCTGTCCGGGCACGCGCCGGGCGAGGTGTACGGCACCATGCTGCGCGGCACGCTGGGCGACTCCACCGGCCTGGGCGAGGTGGGACGGCGCACCATTCCGCTACTGCTGATCGGGGCGGGGCTGGCGCTCGCGTTCCGCGCGCAGTTCTTCAACATCGGCGCCGAGGGGCAACTGCTGCTGGGCGCGGTGTTCGCGGCCGGGACGGCGCTGTTCGTGCCGCTGCCGGGACCGCTGCTGCTGCCCGCCGTGTTCGTCGCGGGTTTCGTCGGCGGGGGCCTGTGGGCGCTGATCGCGGCGGCGCTGCGGCGCGTGAACGTGAACGAGATCCTGTCCACGCTGATGCTCAATTACATCGCGGTGGCGCTCGTCACGTACCTGATCGCCGGGCCGTGGAAGGGCAAGGACGTGCGCGGGTACATCTACACCGACACCTTCCCCGCCAGCACGTACCTGCCCACGCTGCCGGGCTCGCAGGTGCACTGGCCCACGCTGCTGCTGGGCGTGGCCGTCGCGCTGGGATTGCAGTGGGTGCTGTCGCGCTCCACGTTCGGGTACGCGCTACGCGTGGTCGGCGAGAACCCCGGCGCGGCGCGCTACGCGGGCCTCAGCAGCGGCCGGGTGGCGCTGCTGGTCGCGCTGATCACCGGCGGCGTCGCCGGGCTGGCCGGTGCGGGCGAGGTCGCCGGGATTCACCACCGCCTGCTGGAGGCGGGGCAGATCAGCCTCGGGTACGGGTTCACGGCCGTGATCGTCGCGTGGCTGGCGCGCGGCAACCCGGCCCTGTGCCTGATCACCGCGCCGCTGATGGGCGTGATCCTGGCGGGCGGCGACATCCTGAAAATCGACCTGAACCTCCCGTTCCGGGTGGTGGACGTGTTCAGCGGCGTGATCCTGCTGTGCCTGATCGCCAGCGAGGTCTTCATCCGCCACCGCGTGCAGTGGGGCCGCGCGTGA
- a CDS encoding ABC transporter permease, whose amino-acid sequence MDNVVIEALVRALAVGTPLLLACLGAILNERAGVVNLGVEGLMAVGALAAFAVAASSPDANLWLAVGASMLAGAALALLHAVATITLRANQFVSGLALALIGTGAAGLLGKRFEGLPLFNKVADLSLGGLTVSPFTVAALLLAGAMAFWLGATRSGLTLRSVGENPAAADVLGVNVGLIRVLAVMGGGALAGLAGAFLSLSYRSSWADNMTAGLGWIAVALVIFVGWRPLRAIAGALFFGFLYYLQFRLQGNSPIPTEVFSAMPFILVLVVLALAGVRGQAGNAPAALGRAYVRGER is encoded by the coding sequence ATGGATAACGTTGTGATCGAGGCGCTCGTGCGCGCCCTGGCAGTCGGAACGCCGCTGCTGCTCGCCTGCCTGGGCGCCATCCTGAACGAACGCGCCGGGGTCGTGAACCTGGGCGTCGAGGGCCTGATGGCCGTGGGCGCCCTGGCCGCCTTCGCGGTCGCCGCCAGCAGCCCGGACGCGAACCTGTGGCTGGCGGTGGGCGCGTCCATGCTGGCGGGCGCCGCGCTGGCCCTGCTGCACGCCGTCGCGACCATCACGCTGCGCGCCAACCAGTTCGTCAGTGGCCTGGCGCTCGCCCTGATCGGCACGGGCGCCGCAGGCCTGCTCGGCAAGCGGTTCGAGGGCCTGCCGCTGTTCAACAAGGTCGCCGACCTTTCCCTGGGCGGCCTCACGGTCAGCCCGTTCACGGTCGCGGCCCTGCTGCTGGCCGGTGCGATGGCCTTCTGGCTGGGCGCTACCCGCTCGGGCCTGACGCTGCGCTCGGTGGGTGAGAACCCGGCGGCGGCGGACGTGCTGGGCGTGAACGTCGGCCTGATCCGCGTGCTGGCCGTCATGGGCGGCGGCGCCCTCGCCGGACTGGCCGGGGCGTTCCTGTCGCTGTCGTACCGGTCCTCGTGGGCGGACAACATGACCGCCGGGCTGGGCTGGATTGCCGTGGCCCTGGTGATCTTCGTCGGCTGGCGGCCCCTGCGGGCCATTGCCGGGGCGCTGTTCTTCGGGTTCCTGTACTACCTGCAGTTCCGCCTTCAGGGCAACAGCCCCATTCCCACCGAGGTCTTCAGCGCCATGCCGTTCATTCTCGTGCTGGTCGTCCTGGCCCTGGCAGGCGTGCGCGGTCAGGCCGGGAATGCACCCGCCGCGCTGGGCCGCGCGTACGTGCGGGGCGAGCGCTGA
- a CDS encoding redoxin domain-containing protein — protein sequence MNRLPTPTTLATLAAAALLTLAPPAQAVTARTVTVTSVATGQTPPELTGGPWLNTSAPLTLAGLKGRVVLVNFWVYSCINCHNSLPTLRGWYGQYRAQGLEIVGVHTPEFESDKPTASVQAALKEDRVTWPVVQDNARTNWRAWGIRAWPTFLLIDRQGRVRYTHRGEISSRFPQAIPGLDAQIRALLAEK from the coding sequence ATGAACCGACTGCCCACCCCCACGACCCTGGCGACCCTGGCCGCCGCTGCCCTGCTGACCCTCGCGCCGCCCGCGCAGGCCGTGACCGCGCGGACCGTCACGGTGACCTCCGTGGCGACCGGGCAGACACCCCCTGAACTGACCGGCGGCCCCTGGCTGAACACCTCCGCCCCGCTGACCCTGGCGGGCCTGAAAGGCCGGGTGGTGCTCGTGAACTTCTGGGTGTACTCGTGCATCAACTGCCACAACAGCCTGCCCACCCTGCGCGGCTGGTACGGGCAGTACCGCGCGCAGGGCCTGGAGATCGTCGGCGTGCACACCCCGGAATTCGAGTCCGACAAACCCACCGCCAGCGTGCAGGCCGCCCTGAAAGAGGACCGCGTGACCTGGCCGGTCGTGCAGGACAACGCCCGCACCAACTGGCGCGCCTGGGGCATCCGGGCGTGGCCGACGTTCCTGCTGATCGACCGGCAGGGCCGCGTGCGGTACACGCACCGGGGCGAGATCAGCTCCCGCTTCCCGCAGGCCATTCCGGGCCTGGACGCGCAGATCCGGGCGCTGCTGGCCGAGAAGTGA
- a CDS encoding sulfite oxidase heme-binding subunit YedZ: MTVGGLLPVAVLVYDALSGALGANPIQRATLQTGLLTLVLLVLSLACTPLRLLTGWTWPARIRKTLGLLGFGYAALHFLIYLFDHSFDLTLMTEDVLKRPFITAGFTALLLLVPLALTSTPRAVKRLGFARWTRLHQLAYVAVSLGALHYYWGVKKDHTPPLIYAAVIAALFLIRFLKRRPARSARTGSRAAKS; this comes from the coding sequence ATCACGGTCGGCGGTCTGCTCCCGGTCGCCGTGCTTGTCTACGACGCCCTGAGCGGCGCGCTGGGAGCCAACCCCATCCAGCGCGCCACGCTACAGACCGGCCTGCTGACACTGGTGCTACTGGTCCTGTCGCTGGCCTGCACGCCGCTGCGCCTGCTGACCGGCTGGACGTGGCCCGCCCGCATCCGCAAGACCCTGGGCCTGCTGGGATTCGGGTACGCCGCGCTGCACTTCCTGATCTACCTGTTCGACCATTCCTTCGACCTGACCCTGATGACCGAGGACGTCCTGAAACGCCCGTTCATCACCGCCGGATTCACCGCCCTGCTGCTGCTGGTACCACTGGCCCTGACCAGCACGCCCCGCGCCGTGAAACGCCTGGGCTTCGCGCGCTGGACGCGCCTGCACCAGCTGGCGTACGTGGCCGTCAGCCTGGGCGCCCTGCACTACTACTGGGGCGTGAAGAAAGACCACACGCCGCCCCTGATCTACGCCGCCGTGATCGCCGCACTGTTCCTGATCCGCTTCCTGAAACGCCGCCCGGCCCGCAGCGCCCGCACCGGAAGCCGCGCCGCGAAATCCTGA
- the msrP gene encoding protein-methionine-sulfoxide reductase catalytic subunit MsrP has protein sequence MTDPRTPEDQTQPTDLQTPDGQRRILTPGSDLNPRREFMRSAALFTGTVAALGGGLEVLTRRPGLSSAEAQATDPFSRPDRPLGPYDTDEKVTSYQQATTYNNFYEFGTDKSDPARLARSLKPRPWTVRIDGEVRKPQTIDIDTLQSWFPLEDRIYRMRCVEGWSMVMPWLGFPLAALIRRLEPTSKAKYVQFTALLDTKQFPGQKQQVLKWPYVEGLRLDEALHPLSFMAVGLHGRTLPGQNGAPLRLVVPWKYGFKNIKSIVRITLTEKQPQTTWALAAPQEYGFYANVNPAVPHPRWSQATERRIGELGRRKTLPFNGYADEVAGLYRGMDLRKNF, from the coding sequence ATGACCGACCCACGCACCCCCGAGGACCAGACCCAGCCGACCGACCTTCAGACTCCGGACGGGCAGCGCCGCATCCTGACGCCCGGCAGCGACCTGAACCCCCGCCGTGAATTCATGCGCAGCGCCGCGTTGTTCACCGGTACCGTCGCCGCGCTCGGCGGCGGCCTGGAAGTCCTGACCCGCCGCCCCGGCCTGAGCAGCGCCGAGGCGCAGGCGACCGACCCGTTCAGCCGCCCCGACCGGCCCCTCGGGCCGTACGACACCGACGAGAAGGTCACGTCGTACCAGCAGGCCACCACGTACAACAACTTCTACGAGTTCGGCACCGACAAGAGCGACCCGGCCCGACTGGCCCGCAGCCTCAAACCGCGCCCCTGGACGGTCCGCATCGACGGCGAGGTCCGCAAGCCGCAGACCATTGACATCGACACGTTGCAGTCCTGGTTCCCGCTCGAGGACCGCATCTACCGCATGCGCTGCGTGGAAGGCTGGAGCATGGTCATGCCGTGGCTGGGCTTCCCGCTGGCCGCCCTGATCCGCCGCCTGGAACCCACCAGCAAGGCCAAGTACGTGCAGTTCACGGCGCTGCTGGACACCAAACAGTTCCCCGGCCAGAAACAGCAGGTGCTGAAATGGCCGTACGTGGAGGGCCTGCGCCTGGACGAGGCGCTGCACCCCCTGTCGTTCATGGCGGTCGGGCTGCACGGCCGCACGCTGCCCGGCCAGAACGGCGCGCCGCTGCGACTGGTCGTGCCCTGGAAGTACGGGTTCAAGAACATCAAGAGCATCGTGCGGATCACCCTGACCGAGAAGCAACCGCAGACCACCTGGGCACTGGCCGCCCCGCAGGAGTACGGCTTCTACGCGAACGTGAACCCGGCCGTGCCGCACCCCCGCTGGAGTCAGGCGACCGAGCGGCGCATCGGTGAACTGGGCCGCCGCAAGACCCTGCCGTTCAACGGGTACGCCGACGAGGTCGCCGGGCTGTACCGGGGCATGGACCTGCGGAAGAACTTCTGA
- a CDS encoding BMP family ABC transporter substrate-binding protein produces MKKALLAALPLSLALLSTALSPAAQAQQTGKLKACFIYVGPVGDIGWSYAHDQARKLSEKALPWLETKYVESVPEGQAMPVIDRLVKDNCKVIFTTSFGFMDQTAEAAKKYPNVIFAHASGFKRAPNMATYMADFYQLYYLNGMMAAAVSKSDKLGYVAAFPVPELKRHISAFAMGARAVNPKATVSVKWINAWFDPNKAREAAESLISEGAGALAFTEDTATVVQTAGARKIPVFAHYTPMYKFAPDYVVSGQLVHWEKIYIDFLTKVHNGTYTTKNLQNVDYWNLLRGGSVELGAQDGMAINPKWIPALKAKTITVAGKKTTVYDRVMALKTEMEKGGKFDPFTGPIKDRNGILRVPAGKVASIGELNSMAWVVPGVTGQVADEPKK; encoded by the coding sequence ATGAAAAAAGCACTCCTCGCTGCCCTGCCCCTCTCCCTGGCCCTGCTGAGCACCGCGCTCAGCCCCGCCGCGCAGGCCCAGCAGACCGGCAAACTGAAAGCCTGCTTCATCTACGTCGGCCCGGTCGGCGACATCGGCTGGAGCTACGCGCACGACCAGGCCCGCAAACTCAGTGAGAAGGCCCTGCCCTGGCTGGAAACCAAGTACGTCGAAAGCGTGCCCGAAGGTCAGGCCATGCCCGTCATCGACCGCCTTGTGAAGGACAACTGCAAGGTCATCTTCACCACCTCCTTCGGGTTCATGGACCAGACCGCCGAAGCCGCCAAGAAGTACCCGAACGTGATCTTCGCGCACGCCAGCGGCTTCAAACGCGCCCCGAACATGGCGACGTACATGGCGGACTTCTACCAGCTGTACTACCTGAACGGCATGATGGCCGCCGCCGTCAGCAAGAGCGACAAGCTCGGGTACGTCGCCGCGTTCCCCGTCCCGGAACTCAAGCGGCACATCAGCGCCTTCGCCATGGGCGCGCGCGCCGTGAACCCCAAGGCGACCGTCAGCGTCAAGTGGATCAACGCGTGGTTCGACCCGAACAAGGCCCGCGAGGCCGCCGAGAGCCTGATCAGCGAGGGCGCCGGCGCGCTGGCCTTCACCGAGGACACCGCCACCGTCGTGCAGACCGCCGGGGCGCGCAAGATCCCGGTGTTCGCGCACTACACCCCCATGTACAAGTTCGCGCCCGACTACGTCGTCAGCGGACAGCTGGTCCACTGGGAGAAGATCTACATCGACTTCCTGACCAAGGTGCATAACGGCACGTACACCACCAAGAACCTCCAGAACGTCGACTACTGGAACCTGCTGCGCGGCGGCAGCGTGGAACTCGGCGCGCAGGACGGCATGGCCATCAACCCCAAGTGGATCCCCGCGCTGAAAGCCAAGACCATCACCGTGGCCGGAAAGAAAACCACCGTCTACGACCGCGTCATGGCCCTGAAAACCGAGATGGAGAAGGGCGGCAAGTTCGACCCCTTCACCGGCCCCATCAAGGACCGCAACGGCATCCTGCGCGTTCCCGCCGGGAAGGTCGCCAGCATCGGCGAACTGAACAGCATGGCCTGGGTCGTGCCCGGCGTGACCGGACAGGTCGCCGACGAACCCAAGAAGTAA
- a CDS encoding MBL fold metallo-hydrolase: MLPSRAELISVPMYANVFLLTSPQGRLLVDTGTVVHAPRFLRLLRSFRPDALLVTHAHPDHAGSAFLAGRAGLSVLAHPLEHPALLGEVHDLPYPAGRPGVGRLVSRAHPNVRASALRAALPGQDVLGWEVVHLPGHTAGQIGLRRGGVLIAADAVVGSADGAHLPRAAYNHDHAQALATLKTVAGMDLREIWPGHGGVLTAAQVQARAARDGG, from the coding sequence GTGCTGCCCTCCCGCGCCGAGCTGATCAGCGTGCCCATGTACGCCAACGTGTTCCTGCTGACCTCCCCTCAGGGCCGTCTGCTGGTCGATACCGGCACGGTGGTGCACGCGCCGCGGTTCCTGCGGCTGCTGCGGTCGTTCCGGCCGGACGCGCTGCTGGTCACGCACGCGCACCCGGATCATGCGGGCAGCGCGTTCCTGGCGGGGCGGGCGGGCCTGAGCGTGCTGGCGCACCCGCTGGAGCACCCGGCGCTGCTGGGGGAGGTGCATGACCTGCCGTACCCGGCGGGCCGTCCGGGCGTGGGGCGGCTGGTGTCGCGCGCGCATCCGAACGTCCGTGCGTCGGCGTTGCGGGCGGCGCTTCCGGGTCAGGACGTGCTGGGCTGGGAGGTCGTTCACCTGCCGGGCCACACGGCCGGGCAGATCGGGTTGCGGCGCGGCGGCGTGCTGATCGCGGCGGACGCCGTGGTGGGCAGCGCAGACGGCGCGCACCTGCCCCGCGCGGCATACAACCACGACCACGCGCAGGCTCTGGCCACCCTGAAAACCGTGGCGGGCATGGACCTCCGCGAGATCTGGCCCGGCCACGGGGGCGTCCTGACGGCCGCGCAGGTGCAGGCCCGCGCGGCGCGGGACGGGGGTTGA
- a CDS encoding peroxidase-related enzyme (This protein belongs to a clade of uncharacterized proteins related to peroxidases such as the alkylhydroperoxidase AhpD.) — protein sequence MNRISWLAVPDEQSAHEGVQKLWAKAEANLGFVPNVFRAQALNGEAFLAWWNDFNTLVNRDGHLSPLERELIGVTVSSVNRCVYCAVSHGAALREYSGDPAWADTVAVNWRHAALTERQAALCAFAERLTRTPADMTERDLTPLRAAGLNDHEILEATQVTGMFNMTNRVSSALGFTPNAEYHTRNR from the coding sequence ATGAACCGAATCTCCTGGCTGGCCGTGCCGGACGAGCAATCCGCGCACGAGGGCGTGCAGAAACTCTGGGCGAAAGCCGAGGCGAACCTGGGCTTCGTCCCGAACGTGTTCCGCGCGCAGGCCCTGAACGGCGAAGCGTTCCTGGCATGGTGGAACGACTTCAACACCCTCGTCAACCGCGACGGGCACCTGAGCCCCCTGGAACGCGAACTGATCGGCGTGACCGTCAGCAGCGTGAACCGCTGCGTGTACTGCGCCGTCTCACACGGCGCGGCCCTGCGCGAGTACAGCGGCGACCCCGCCTGGGCCGACACGGTCGCCGTGAACTGGCGGCACGCGGCCCTCACGGAGCGGCAGGCGGCGCTGTGCGCGTTCGCGGAGAGACTGACGCGCACGCCCGCCGACATGACCGAACGCGACCTCACCCCCCTGCGCGCGGCGGGCCTGAACGACCACGAAATCCTCGAAGCCACGCAGGTCACCGGCATGTTCAACATGACCAACCGCGTCAGCAGCGCCCTGGGCTTCACACCCAACGCCGAGTACCACACCCGGAACCGCTGA
- a CDS encoding 3-hydroxyacyl-CoA dehydrogenase family protein — protein sequence MKFGVIGAGQMGGGIAQVAAQSGFDVVVQDVKQEFLDRGRAVIEKSLAKLHEKGRLTDTPDVILGRMEFTTDLNAFADCDLVVEAIVENEGVKADLFRQLGQIVKPEGILASNTSSIPITALASASGRPERFIGMHFMNPVPLMQLVEVIRGYSTSDETAQFVTQTAERMGKTPLACNDFPGFVSNRILMPMLNEAIQCVMEGVAEPEAIDGIMKLGMNHPMGPLTLADFIGLDTCLAIMEVLHRGLGDDKYRPSPLLRKMVQAGLLGRKSGQGFYTY from the coding sequence ATGAAATTCGGAGTGATTGGAGCTGGACAGATGGGCGGCGGCATCGCGCAGGTCGCCGCGCAGAGTGGATTCGATGTGGTTGTGCAGGACGTGAAGCAGGAGTTCCTGGACCGGGGCCGCGCCGTGATCGAGAAATCACTGGCGAAACTGCACGAGAAGGGTCGCCTGACGGACACGCCGGACGTGATCCTGGGCCGCATGGAGTTCACGACCGACCTGAACGCGTTCGCGGACTGCGATCTGGTCGTGGAGGCCATCGTGGAGAACGAGGGGGTGAAGGCGGACCTGTTCCGGCAGCTGGGGCAGATCGTGAAGCCGGAAGGCATCCTGGCGAGCAACACGAGCAGCATTCCGATCACGGCGCTGGCGAGTGCGTCGGGCCGCCCGGAGCGGTTCATCGGGATGCACTTCATGAACCCCGTGCCGCTGATGCAACTCGTGGAGGTCATCCGGGGCTACAGCACCAGCGATGAGACGGCGCAGTTCGTCACGCAGACCGCCGAGCGGATGGGGAAGACCCCCCTGGCCTGCAACGACTTCCCCGGTTTCGTCAGCAACCGCATCCTGATGCCCATGCTGAACGAGGCCATCCAGTGCGTCATGGAAGGCGTCGCCGAACCCGAAGCGATCGACGGAATCATGAAACTCGGCATGAACCACCCCATGGGCCCCCTGACGCTGGCGGACTTCATTGGTCTGGACACCTGCCTCGCCATCATGGAAGTCCTGCACAGGGGACTGGGCGACGACAAGTACCGCCCCAGCCCGCTGCTGCGCAAGATGGTGCAGGCGGGCCTGCTGGGCCGCAAGAGCGGGCAGGGCTTCTACACGTACTGA
- a CDS encoding WapI family immunity protein, translated as MSLDGLTFQVGPLTVTVHQGQVPDGADFWDANWLDVAAEIDLPGQAWVRAAGPFLMTSDLAAFLTELRRMNETLTGTAKLQPLEPNLRVHLDCGPTGQVRTQIELTPDHINQMHTFQLELDQTYLPGIIRQLDTILERFPVRGRPD; from the coding sequence GTGAGTCTGGACGGACTGACCTTTCAGGTCGGCCCCCTCACGGTGACCGTCCATCAGGGCCAGGTGCCCGACGGGGCGGACTTCTGGGATGCGAACTGGCTGGACGTCGCCGCCGAGATCGACCTACCCGGACAGGCCTGGGTGCGCGCTGCGGGACCATTCCTGATGACCAGTGACCTCGCCGCGTTTCTGACGGAGCTGCGGCGCATGAACGAGACGCTGACGGGAACGGCCAAACTTCAGCCCCTGGAGCCGAATCTGAGGGTGCACCTCGACTGCGGCCCGACGGGGCAGGTGCGCACTCAGATCGAGTTGACCCCCGACCACATCAACCAGATGCACACCTTCCAGCTGGAACTGGATCAGACGTACCTGCCCGGAATCATCCGGCAGTTGGACACCATTCTTGAACGTTTTCCCGTCCGGGGCAGACCGGACTGA
- a CDS encoding YciI family protein: MATPTLWIIESTYVKTGDEVARVTPAHREWLDQHYKSGVFLTSGRKVDNTGGVIVAQADTLQELVDLFDHDPFVQAGCSRYRYTAFNPVKRGRAVQIEGVPLVE; the protein is encoded by the coding sequence ATGGCAACCCCGACCCTGTGGATCATCGAAAGCACCTACGTCAAAACCGGAGACGAAGTCGCCAGGGTCACGCCCGCCCACCGCGAATGGCTCGACCAGCACTACAAAAGCGGCGTGTTCCTCACCAGCGGCCGCAAGGTTGATAACACCGGCGGCGTGATCGTCGCGCAGGCCGACACCCTGCAGGAACTCGTGGACCTGTTCGACCACGACCCCTTCGTCCAGGCGGGCTGCTCGCGCTACAGGTACACCGCTTTCAACCCCGTCAAACGCGGCCGGGCCGTGCAGATCGAGGGTGTCCCGCTCGTCGAGTGA
- a CDS encoding thiolase family protein, whose translation MQRAVIVAASRTPTGKFLGSLESVSAVDLGATTLRETLRRSGLDAAFIEEVVMGQVVQAGSGQNPARQAALKAGLTNEVGALTINKVCGSGLKAVILAAQSIRAGDQHAVLAGGMESMSNAPHLLPGARKGYRLGHAQVLDANTQDGLWCSINDEGMGLTGERVAEKYAITREEQDAYATQSHRRAIAAQQEGRFTDEIVPVTVKGRKGDTVVDTDEGPRADTSEDTLGRLKPAFKKDGSVTAGNAPGLNDGAASLMVVSADFAQAHGLTPLAEIIDYATGGLAPEWVMMTPVPATQKLLTKLGWQASDVDLWELNEAFSVQSLAVARELGLDPARVNVNGGAVALGHPIGASGARILVTLLHALKQQNRETGIATLCMGGGNGLALAVKRVG comes from the coding sequence ATGCAAAGAGCAGTGATCGTCGCGGCCAGCCGCACGCCCACCGGGAAGTTCCTCGGCAGCCTCGAGAGCGTCAGCGCCGTCGACCTGGGCGCCACCACCCTCCGTGAGACCCTGCGCCGCAGCGGCCTGGACGCCGCATTCATCGAGGAAGTCGTCATGGGTCAGGTCGTGCAGGCGGGCAGCGGGCAGAACCCCGCCCGGCAGGCCGCCCTGAAAGCCGGACTGACGAACGAGGTCGGCGCGCTGACCATCAACAAGGTGTGCGGCAGCGGCCTGAAAGCCGTGATCCTCGCCGCGCAGAGCATCCGCGCCGGGGACCAGCACGCCGTCCTCGCCGGGGGCATGGAATCCATGAGTAACGCCCCGCACCTGCTGCCCGGCGCGCGCAAGGGCTACCGCCTGGGCCACGCGCAGGTCCTCGACGCGAACACCCAGGACGGCCTGTGGTGCTCCATCAATGACGAGGGCATGGGCCTGACCGGCGAACGCGTCGCCGAGAAGTACGCCATCACCCGCGAGGAACAGGACGCCTACGCCACGCAGAGCCACCGCCGCGCCATCGCCGCGCAGCAGGAAGGCCGCTTCACCGACGAGATCGTGCCCGTCACCGTGAAAGGCCGCAAGGGCGACACCGTCGTCGACACCGACGAGGGCCCCCGCGCCGACACCAGCGAGGACACCCTGGGCCGCCTCAAACCTGCCTTCAAGAAGGACGGCTCGGTCACTGCCGGGAACGCCCCCGGCCTGAACGACGGCGCCGCCAGCCTGATGGTCGTCAGCGCCGACTTCGCCCAGGCGCACGGCCTGACCCCCCTCGCCGAGATCATCGACTACGCCACGGGCGGCCTCGCGCCCGAGTGGGTCATGATGACGCCCGTCCCCGCCACGCAGAAACTCCTGACCAAGCTCGGCTGGCAGGCCAGTGATGTGGACCTGTGGGAACTGAACGAGGCGTTCAGCGTCCAGAGCCTCGCCGTTGCCCGCGAACTCGGCCTCGACCCCGCCCGCGTCAACGTGAACGGCGGCGCGGTTGCCCTCGGCCACCCCATCGGCGCATCCGGCGCGCGCATCCTCGTCACGCTCCTGCACGCCCTGAAGCAACAGAACAGGGAAACCGGCATCGCCACCCTGTGCATGGGCGGCGGCAACGGCCTCGCCCTGGCCGTCAAGCGGGTAGGCTAA
- a CDS encoding nucleoside triphosphate pyrophosphohydrolase produces the protein MGKLVRDRIPDLFGGQTRQLSGEEYRAALRAKLEEEVAEYLQSGEPEELADVVEVLRALAALHDLTPEDLEALRCAKADARGGFAGRVWWTPT, from the coding sequence ATGGGTAAACTCGTGCGCGACCGCATCCCGGACCTCTTCGGCGGACAGACCCGCCAGTTGAGTGGGGAGGAGTACCGCGCCGCGCTGCGCGCCAAGCTGGAGGAGGAGGTCGCGGAGTACCTGCAGTCCGGCGAGCCCGAGGAACTGGCCGACGTGGTGGAGGTGCTGCGCGCCCTGGCGGCCCTGCACGACCTGACCCCGGAGGACCTGGAGGCGCTGCGCTGCGCCAAGGCGGACGCGCGCGGTGGGTTCGCGGGCCGGGTGTGGTGGACGCCAACCTAA